The genomic stretch GTTGTTTCTTTACCTAATACCGAAAAGTTTATAAGTTTATAAGTTTATAAGTTTATGGGTTTATGAGAAAACTATTTTTTTGTATGAATACAATCGTCACTTCGAGTGGTTTTTCAGAGTGAAACGGAGAAAAATTGTATCGAGAAGTACTTAGAGATTATAATTGGTATTACTTGACTCTAAAGATACTTCTCGATAGTTCTACTGAATTTGTCAAAGTACAATTTGCTCACGCGAATCAATTTGGAGAAATATAAAGCTTTCATGATGATTAACTAGGTCACAAAAAAAAGCACTTCCGCAAAGAAGTGCTTTTCAATATTATATTTATAAATTATTAGTGTCCGATAAAATCTTTCACATTCTTTTAAAAACGTTGCTATCAAAGAGCTTCTCAAAACATCTTTGATGTTCCACCATGCTTTTAGTTAATTTTTATTAGTAATGAAATTATTTTGTCAAGAGTAAAAAATATATAACTATGAACACTGTTTTTCAGTCAGTTACTAATTTGTCTTTATTCTATAATCTAACAGCGCAGCGGTCTTTTGTCTTTAGTCGGACAACAGTGTTTATAAATTGTTTATTCCAACTGAAAAGAAAGACTAAAAATAAGTTGACTAGGTCTTGAATCCAACGTTCCTATTTGAATGTTATTAGAATCTAATACAGCCGCTTCGTTTTCAGAAAAGCCTCTTTCATAACGCAAGTCCAAACCAATGTTTCCAAACTGTACAGCAGCTCCAAAATGAAAACCTGCCGTAATATCGTTTTCCACATCTGAAACTGTAGCATTTTCAAAATCATTATCCAATGTATACTGAAAAGATGGTCCGGCAAAAACACTCAACGGTCCAATTACTTTAATACCAACTAACAACGGAACATCAATTTTAGACATGTCATATGAATTTGACTGATATTCACTTTTAGTTTTTGTGTAAATTACTTCTGGTCGCACATATAATTTTCCAAATTGAATATTA from Kordia antarctica encodes the following:
- a CDS encoding outer membrane beta-barrel protein; translation: MRNKVVCLVFLLASLSCFAQFGLKAGLNFNSNGELREVVTAGENIIEENGDAKIGYHVGAYYNIQFGKLYVRPEVIYTKTKSEYQSNSYDMSKIDVPLLVGIKVIGPLSVFAGPSFQYTLDNDFENATVSDVENDITAGFHFGAAVQFGNIGLDLRYERGFSENEAAVLDSNNIQIGTLDSRPSQLIFSLSFQLE